One Saccharomyces kudriavzevii IFO 1802 strain IFO1802 genome assembly, chromosome: 7 DNA segment encodes these proteins:
- the GSC2 gene encoding 1,3-beta-glucan synthase GSC2 (similar to Saccharomyces cerevisiae GSC2 (YGR032W) and FKS1 (YLR342W); ancestral locus Anc_4.173), which produces MSYNDPNLNDQYYDNGNGNGDGNYPTYEVTQDQSAYDEYGQPIYAQGQLDDGYYDPNEQYVEGAQVQGPAQAQDSYNNDAGYYSQPPNVMNPSSQDGENFSDFSSYGPPSGSYPNDQYTPSQMSYPDQDGSSGASTPYGNGAVDSNGHYYDPNAIEAALPNEPYPAWTADPQSPLPIEQIEDIFIDLTNKFGFQRDSMRNMFDHFMTLLDSRSSRMSPEQALLSLHADYIGSDTANYKKWYFAAQLDMDDEIGFRNMKLGKLSRKARKAKKKNKKAIQEANLEDTEETLNQIEGDNSLEAADFRWKTKMNQLSPFEMVRQIALYLLCWGESNQVRFTPECLCFIYKCASDYLDSPQCQQRSDPLPEGDFLNRVITPLYRFIRNQVYQILDGRYVKSEKDHNKVIGYDDVNQLFWYPEGIAKIVMEDGTRLIDLPAEERYSKLGEIIWDDVFFKTYKETRSWLHLVTNFNRIWIMHISVYWMYCAYNAPTLYTHNYQQLVNNQPLAAYKWATAALGGTVACLIQIAATLCEWSFVPRKWAGAQHLSRRFWFLCIILGINLGPVIFVFAYDKDTVYSTAARVVGAVMFFVAVATLVFFSIMPLGGLFTSYMKKSTRSYVASQTFTASFAPLHGLDRWMSYLVWATVFAAKYAESYFFLILSLRDPIRILSTTSMRCTGEYWWGDKICKVQPKIVLGLMVATDFILFFLDTYLWYIVVNTIFSVGKSFYLGISILTPWRNIFTRLPKRIYSKILATSDMEIKYKPKVLISQIWNAIIISMYREHLLAIDHVQKLLYHQVPSEIEGKRTLRAPTFFVSQDDNNFDTEFFPRDSEAERRISFFAQSLSTPIPEPLPVDNMPTFTVLTPHYAERILLSLREIIREDDQFSRVTLLEYLKQLHPVEWDCFVKDTKILAEETAAYENNEEEPEKEDALKSQIDDLPFYCIGFKSAAPEYTLRTRIWASLRSQTLYRTISGFMNYSRAIKLLYRVENPEIVQMFGGNADGLERELEKMARRKFKFLVSMQRLAKFKPHELENAEFLLRAYPDLQIAYLDEEPPLSEGEEPRIYSALIDGHCEILENGRRRPKFRVQLSGNPILGDGKSDNQNHALIFYRGEYIQLIDANQDNYLEECLKIRSVLAEFEELGIEQIHPYTPGLKYADQPTNHPVAIVGAREYIFSENSGVLGDVAAGKEQTFGTLFARTLAQIGGKLHYGHPDFINATYMTTRGGVSKAQKGLHLNEDIYAGMNAILRGGRIKHCEYYQCGKGRDLGFGTILNFTTKIGAGMGEQMLSREYYYLGTQLPIDRFLTFYYAHPGFHLNNLFIQLSLQMFMLTLVNLSALAHESIMCIYDRNKPTTDVLYPIGCYNFQPVVDWVRRYTLSIFIVFWIAFVPIVVQELIERGLWKATQRFFRHILSLSPMFEVFAGQIYSSALLSDIAIGGARYISTGRGFATSRIPFSILYSRFAGSAIYMGSRSMLMLLFGTVAHWQAPLLWFWASLSALIFAPFIFNPHQFAWEDFFLDYRDYIRWLSRGNNKYHRNSWIGYVRMSRSRITGFKRKLVGDESEKSAGDASRAHRTNLIMAEIIPCAIYAAGCFIAFTFINAQTGVKTGEDGTVNSVLRVIICTLAPIAVDLGVLFFCMGMSCCSGPLLGMCCKKTGSVMAGIAHGVAVIVHIVFFIVMWVLEGFSFVKMLIGVVTCLQCQRLIFHCMTVLLLTREFKNDHANTAFWTGKWYGTGLGYMAWTQPARELTAKVIELSEFAADFVLGHIILICQLPIVCIPKIDKFHSIMLFWLKPSRQIRPPIYSLKQARLRKRMVRRYCSLYFLVLAIFVGCIVGPAVAASHVPHDLGSTLKDTFHNLIQPRNTSNNDTGSQMSTYKSHYYTHTPSLKTWSTIK; this is translated from the coding sequence ATGTCCTATAACGATCCCAACTTGAATGATCAGTATTATGATAATGGTAATGGGAATGGTGACGGTAATTATCCTACGTATGAAGTGACACAAGATCAAAGTGCGTACGATGAGTATGGCCAACCTATTTACGCGCAAGGCCAACTGGATGATGGTTACTACGATCCAAATGAACAGTACGTTGAAGGTGCTCAAGTTCAAGGGCCCGCTCAGGCCCAAGACTCTTATAATAACGATGCTGGCTACTATAGCCAGCCTCCTAATGTGATGAATCCATCTTCTCAAGATGGAGAAAACTTCTCAGATTTTAGTAGCTACGGTCCTCCTTCTGGTAGTTATCCTAACGATCAATATACTCCCTCACAAATGAGCTATCCTGATCAGGATGGCTCTTCCGGAGCCTCGACGCCTTATGGAAATGGTGCAGTTGATAGCAACGGCCACTATTATGATCCTAATGCCATTGAAGCGGCTTTACCAAATGAGCCTTATCCAGCCTGGACTGCGGACCCTCAGTCTCCCCTGCCCATCGAACAGATCGAAGATATCTTTATAGATTTAACGAATAAATTTGGATTTCAAAGAGATTCCATGAGAAACATGTTTGACCATTTCATGACCCTTTTGGATTCAAGATCCTCTAGGATGTCCCCCGAGCAGGCCCTTTTATCTTTACATGCTGATTATATTGGTAGTGATACTGCCAACTACAAAAAATGGTACTTTGCTGCTCAACTCGACATGGATGATGAGATCGGGTTCAGAAATATGAAATTGGGTAAATTGTCAAGAAAGGCAAGAAAGGctaagaagaaaaataaaaaagccATTCAAGAAGCTAACCTTGAAGATACTGAAGAGACTTTGAACCAAATAGAGGGTGATAACTCCTTAGAAGCTGCTGACTTTAGGTGGAAGACAAAGATGAATCAACTTTCTCCATTTGAAATGGTTCGCCAAATCGCTTTGTATCTATTATGTTGGGGCGAGTCAAACCAGGTCAGGTTTACTCCCGAGTGCCTTTGTTTCATTTACAAATGCGCTTCTGATTACTTAGACTCTCCACAATGTCAACAACGTTCTGACCCCTTGCCAGAAGGTGATTTCCTAAACAGAGTGATTACTCCTCTGTACCGATTTATTAGAAATCAAGTTTACCAAATTTTGGACGGTCGTTACGTGAAGAGCGAAAAGGATCATAACAAGGTCATCGGTTATGATGATGTAAACCAACTATTCTGGTATCCAGAGGGTATAGCCAAAATCGTCATGGAAGATGGAACGAGACTGATTGATTTACCGGCGGAAGAGCGTTATTCAAAGTTGGGCGAAATCATATGGgatgatgtttttttcaagactTACAAAGAGACTCGTTCTTGGTTACATCTAGTCACCAACTTCAACCGTATTTGGATCATGCACATCTCGGTTTATTGGATGTACTGCGCTTATAATGCTCCGACTCTTTACACCCATAACTATCAACAATTGGTGAATAATCAACCTCTGGCAGCTTATAAGTGGGCCACCGCAGCATTAGGTGGTACTGTAGCATGTTTGATTCAAATTGCTGCTACTTTATGCGAATGGTCATTTgttccaagaaaatgggCTGGTGCTCAACATTTGTCTCGCCGATTCTGGTTCTTATGCATCATCCTAGGTATTAATCTCGGGCCGGTAATATTTGTTTTCGCTTATGACAAGGATACCGTATATTCCACTGCCGCCCGTGTTGTGGGTGCTGTTATGTTTTTCGTTGCTGTAGCAAcacttgtttttttctcgaTAATGCCATTAGGTGGGTTATTTACATCGTATATGAAGAAATCTACAAGAAGTTATGTCGCTTCACAGACTTTCACCGCGTCTTTTGCTCCATTGCATGGCTTAGATAGATGGATGTCTTATTTGGTCTGGGCAACGGTTTTTGCTGCCAAGTATGCAGAGTcgtatttctttttgattctaTCACTAAGAGACCCAATTAGAATTCTGTCCACTACTTCCATGAGATGTACTGGTGAATACTGGTGGGGTGATAAAATCTGTAAAGTGCAGCCTAAAATTGTGTTAGGCTTGATGGTCGCGACAGATTTCattctgttctttttaGATACTTACCTATGGTACATCGTCGTTAACACCATTTTCTCTGTTGGTAAATCTTTCTATTTGGGTATCTCTATCTTGACCCCATggagaaatatttttaccAGATTGCCCAAAAGAATTTACTCAAAGATTTTGGCTACTTCTGATATGGAGATTAAATACAAACCGAAAGTTTTGATTTCTCAAATTTGGAATGCTATCATTATCTCCATGTACAGAGAGCATTTATTGGCCATTGATCATGTACAAAAGCTACTGTATCATCAAGTTCCATCTGAAATTGAAGGTAAAAGAACTTTGAGAGCCCCTACTTTCTTTGTATCTCAAGATGATAATAACTTCGATACTGAATTTTTCCCCAGAGATTCGGAAGCTGAACGTCGTATATCTTTTTTCGCCCAATCTTTATCTACACCTATTCCCGAACCACTTCCAGTTGACAACATGCCAACTTTTACTGTATTAACTCCTCACTATGCTGAAAGAATTTTATTGTCATTAAGAGAGATTATCCGTGAGGATGATCAATTTTCAAGAGTCACTCTTTTGGAATACCTGAAACAACTACATCCAGTAGAATGGGACTGCTTTGTTAAGGATACCAAAATTTTGGCTGAAGAAACTGCAGCGTATGAGAACAACGAGGAAGAACCCGAAAAGGAAGACGCTTTAAAGTCTCAAATCGATGATTTGCCTTTTTACTGCATTGGTTTTAAATCAGCTGCGCCTGAATATACCTTACGTACGAGAATTTGGGCTTCTTTGAGGTCTCAAACTTTATATCGTACCATCTCTGGGTTCATGAATTATTCAAGGGCCATCAAGTTACTTTATCGTGTGGAAAACCCAGAAATTGTTCAAATGTTTGGTGGCAACGCCGATGGTTTAGAAAGAGAACTagaaaaaatggcaagaagaaagtttaAATTTTTGGTCTCTATGCAAAGATTGGCCAAGTTTAAACCTCATGAACTGGAAAATGCTGAGTTTTTATTAAGGGCTTATCCAGACTTACAAATTGCATATTTGGATGAAGAGCCACCTTTGAGTGAGGGAGAAGAACCAAGAATTTACTCTGCTTTGATCGATGGTCACTGTGAAATCTTAGAAAATGGTCGTAGACGTCCCAAATTTAGAGTCCAATTGTCTGGTAATCCAATTCTTGGTGATGGTAAATCTGATAACCAAAATCatgctttgattttttacAGAGGTGAATATATTCAGCTCATTGATGCTAATCAAGACAACTACCTGGAAGAGTGCTTGAAGATCAGGTCTGTCTTGgcagaatttgaagaattagGTATTGAACAGATTCATCCTTACACTCCTGGTTTGAAATATGCGGATCAGCCAACAAATCACCCTGTCGCGATTGTCGGCGCTAGAGAATACATTTTCTCTGAGAACTCTGGTGTTTTGGGTGATGTGGCTGCTGGTAAAGAACAAACTTTTGGTACATTATTTGCTCGTACTCTAGCACAGATTGGTGGTAAATTACATTATGGTCATCCAGATTTCATCAATGCAACATATATGACGACAAGAGGTGGTGTTTCTAAAGCACAAAAGGGTTTACATTTGAACGAAGATATTTATGCTGGTATGAATGCCATACTTCGTGGTGGTCGTATCAAACATTGTGAGTACTACCAATGTGGTAAAGGTAGAGATTTGGGTTTCGGTaccattttgaatttcaccACAAAGATTGGTGCTGGTATGGGTGAACAAATGTTGTCCCGTGAATATTACTATTTGGGTACTCAATTACCTATCGATCGTTTCTTGACGTTCTATTATGCGCATCCAGGTTTCCATTTGAATAACTTGTTTATTCAATTATCTTTGCAAATGTTTATGCTGACGTTAGTAAATCTATCTGCTTTGGCCCACGAATCTATCATGTGTATTTATGATAGAAACAAGCCAACCACTGATGTTTTGTATCCAATCGGTTGTTACAACTTTCAACCTGTAGTTGATTGGGTGAGACGTTACACATtatccattttcattgtctTCTGGATTGCTTTCGTCCCCATTGTCGTTCAGGAGTTAATCGAACGTGGTTTATGGAAAGCCACCCAAAGATTCTTCCGTCATATTTTATCCTTATCACCAATGTTTGAAGTTTTCGCCGGCCAAATCTATTCATCTGCGTTATTGAGTGACATTGCTATCGGTGGAGCCCGTTATATTTCAACAGGACGTGGTTTTGCCACGTCACGTATACCGTTCTCCATTCtttattcaagatttgCTGGTTCAGCTATCTACATGGGGTCAAGATCGATGTTGATGCTATTATTTGGTACCGTCGCGCATTGGCAAGCTCCGTTATTATGGTTTTGGGCATCACTATCTGCTTTAATTTTTGCGCCGTTCATCTTTAATCCGCACCAATTTGCTTGGGAAGATTTCTTCCTAGACTACAGAGATTATATTAGATGGCTTTCAAGAGGTAATAATAAATATCACAGGAATTCATGGATTGGTTATGTGAGAATGTCAAGGTCTCGCATAACAGGGTTCAAGCGTAAACTGGTTGGAGatgaatctgaaaaatctgCGGGAGATGCAAGCAGAGCTCATAGAACCAATCTGATAATGGCAGAGATTATACCGTGCGCTATTTATGCAGCAGGTTGTTTCATTGCCTTCACATTCATTAATGCACAAACTGGCGTCAAGACTGGTGAAGATGGTACAGTGAACTCTGTTTTACGTGTTATTATTTGTACCTTGGCTCCTATTGCTGTCGATCTCGGTGTTCTATTCTTCTGTATGGGTATGTCTTGTTGTTCAGGGCCTCTGTTAGGCATGTGTTGCAAGAAGACAGGCTCCGTAATGGCAGGCATTGCACATGGTGTTGCTGTTATTGTCcatattgttttttttattgtcaTGTGGGTTCTGGAAGGTTTCAGTTTCGTTAAAATGTTGATAGGTGTTGTTACGTGCCTACAGTGTCAAAGGCTGATTTTCCACTGTATGACGGTATTGTTGTTGACCCGTGAATTTAAAAATGATCATGCTAACACAGCCTTTTGGACAGGTAAGTGGTATGGTACTGGTTTGGGATATATGGCATGGACTCAACCAGCGAGAGAGCTGACTGCCAAAGTTATCGAGCTCTCTGAGTTTGCTGCAGATTTTGTCCTGGGGCATATAATTTTAATTTGTCAACTACCGATTGTTTGTATCCCCAAAATAGATAAATTTCACTCTATCATGCTATTTTGGTTGAAACCATCTCGTCAAATTCGCCCACCAatttattctttgaaaCAGGCACGCCTACGTAAACGCATGGTTAGAAGGTATTGCAGTTTATATTTCTTGGTTTTGGCCATATTTGTTGGTTGTATTGTTGGTCCAGCTGTTGCTGCATCTCATGTTCCACATGATCTCGGATCTACGCTGAAAGATACTTTCCACAACCTAATTCAACCAAGAAACACATCCAACAACGATACTGGCTCTCAGATGTCTACCTATAAGAGTCACTACTACACTCATACGCCATCTCTAAAGACTTGGTCAACCATCaaatga
- the POP6 gene encoding ribonuclease P/MRP protein subunit POP6 (similar to Saccharomyces cerevisiae POP6 (YGR030C); ancestral locus Anc_4.169) yields MIKGVYYNEINTNLEISSSGQCLRFIQETIVPSLTNNGDNTTSIQYHGISKNDNIKQSINKLKKQICTTDGNSGQQRVLCVFSYGPHIQKMLSILEIFKKSYTNDDRKLYQWNKLTSFNITKEGRNELLEKKLKVPILIAIVSRSEAMNLNLHLFTKQ; encoded by the coding sequence ATGATCAAAGGAGTATATTataatgaaataaataCGAACTTGGAAATCTCATCCTCCGGCCAGTGTCTACGATTTATCCAAGAAACCATCGTGCCATCCTTAACAAATAATGGTGACAATACTACCTCGATACAGTACCACGGCATATCGAAGAACGATAACATCAAGCAATCTATAAACAAGCTGAAAAAGCAGATCTGCACTACTGACGGGAACTCGGGGCAACAGCGAGTACTTTGTGTATTCTCTTATGGTCCACATATTCAGAAGATGTTAagtattttggaaatattcaaaaagagTTACACCAATGACGATAGAAAATTGTATCAATGGAATAAATTAACGTCGTTCAATATAACAAAAGAAGGCAGAAATGAACTTTTAGAGAAGAAACTAAAGGTTCCGATTTTGATCGCTATTGTATCTCGTTCGGAGGCAATGAATCTCAACCTGCACTTATTCACCAAACAGTAA
- the IMO32 gene encoding Imo32p (similar to Saccharomyces cerevisiae IMO32 (YGR031W); ancestral locus Anc_4.172), translating to MIMNKASVLARYGMIRMEQYAIRKSAGFPTINQSIHAFHSLARAQQQKQVLLDLSYDIIKRNALKDGHNETPKPPIIILHGLFGNKLNNRSIGRNLNKQLGRDVYLLDLRNHGSSSHSPVHNYSAMSEDVRHFIAKHRLNAHGGPIIVGHSMGGKVAMMLVLKNPKLCSMMVCIENAPVSLRPNAEFVDYIRALMEIVNDNGKTIQTLKQADEYLAGRIGGNELVRRFLLTTLKRVTIDGSSPSSSYTFQERIPLSTLKDAIVKGEIAAWPLDPAHERWTGPALFIRATQSHYVVDEYLPLIGAFFPRFETRDIDAGHWVNAEKPGRCAETIADFVERHED from the coding sequence ATGATCATGAATAAGGCCAGTGTTCTCGCACGGTACGGAATGATACGTATGGAACAATATGCGATCCGAAAAAGTGCAGGTTTCCCAACCATTAATCAGTCAATCCATGCCTTTCACTCGTTGGCGAGGGCGCAACAGCAGAAACAAGTTCTGCTGGACCTTTCATATGACATAATCAAGAGAAATGCGCTAAAAGATGGTCATAACGAGACGCCAAAGCCGCCCATTATTATACTGCACGGCCTATTCGGTAACAAACTTAACAACCGAAGCATTGGCCGAAACCTCAACAAGCAATTGGGAAGGGATGTGTACCTGCTAGATCTAAGAAACCATGGGTCCTCATCGCACAGCCCGGTACATAATTATAGCGCGATGTCGGAAGATGTGAGGCATTTCATTGCAAAGCACAGGTTGAACGCCCATGGAGGGCCTATTATAGTAGGTCACTCGATGGGTGGTAAAGTCGCGATGATGCTGGTCCTGAAGAACCCGAAATTGTGTTCTATGATGGTCTGTATAGAAAACGCTCCCGTGAGTTTACGCCCTAACGCCGAGTTTGTGGACTATATCAGAGCGCTGATGGAAATCGTTAATGACAACGGCAAGACTATCCAGACACTAAAGCAGGCAGACGAATACCTTGCGGGGAGAATTGGCGGCAATGAGCTAGTGAGACGATTTCTGCTAACGACTCTGAAAAGAGTCACGATAGACGGTTCGTCGCCTTCGTCATCGTATACGTTCCAAGAACGTATTCCCCTATCGACGCTAAAAGACGCTATCGTTAAAGGGGAGATCGCAGCGTGGCCTTTAGATCCCGCCCATGAACGATGGACGGGGCCTGCGCTGTTCATAAGGGCCACGCAGTCGCATTACGTGGTCGACGAGTATCTTCCACTCATCGGCGCGTTTTTCCCACGGTTTGAAACACGTGACATCGATGCGGGTCACTGGGTTAATGCGGAGAAGCCTGGAAGATGTGCCGAAACCATCGCCGATTTCGTGGAGCGGCACGAGGATTGA